In Penicillium oxalicum strain HP7-1 chromosome I, whole genome shotgun sequence, a single window of DNA contains:
- a CDS encoding Eukaryotic translation initiation factor, which produces MDNANLWTRRANSSKLSLSMSGTDGKDGARVDLPRPSKRFGPDSSHGRSNPFNAISPLSAGVSSPSTNASSAFALGTGAFASFGAPKTPGGSTDVKTPGEKRDALTDQNDSTRSKGLVNGQVGAGEHPLKSTWIVWYRPPTPKYSDYEKSTVPLASIASVESFWAVYSHLKRPSLLPTVSDYHIFKKGIRPVWEDEANKRGGKWIVRLKKGVADRYWEDLLLALVGDQFAEAGDEVCGAVLSVRGGEDVLSVWTKNDGGRNIKIRETIKRMLAFPADTNIVWKSHDDSIAQRSAIDQARQEKTQITTSNPTGHSGVERRRAGHDDADKGKGSPAL; this is translated from the exons ATGGACAACGCCAACCTGTGGACTCGTCGGGCAAA CTCCTCCAAATTGTCACTTTCGATGTCCGGCACGGACGGCAAGGACGGTGCTCGCGTTGACCTGCCCCGCCCATCCAAGCGCTTCGGCCCTGACAGCTCCCACGGTCGTTCAAATCCATTCAATGCGATCTCTCCACTCTCTGCCGGTGTCTCGTCCCCCTCAACCAACGCCTCGTCGGCTTTCGCACTGGGCACCGGAGCTTTCGCCTCGTTTGGTGCGCCCAAGACCCCCGGCGGCTCGACGGATGTCAAAACTCCAGGTGAAAAGCGCGACGCTCTGACAGACCAGAATGACTCAACGCGGTCCAAGGGGCTCGTCAATGGCCAGGTTGGAGCGGGAGAGCACCCGCTGAAGTCTACCTGGATCGTCTGGTATCGCCCACCCACCCCAAAGTACTCCGATTATGAGAAATCGACGGTACCCTTGGCGTCGATAGCATCCGTCGAGAGTTTCTGGGCGGTCTATTCGCACCTGAAGCGGCCATCGCTTCTCCCTACCGTGTCGGATTATCATATCTTCAAGAAGGGAATCCGGCCGGTTTGGGAGGACGAGGCCAACAAGCGGGGTGGCAAGTGGATCGTCCGGCTGAAGAAGGGTGTCGCCGACCGGTACTGGGAGGATCTACTGCTGGCTTTGGTGGGTGACCAGTTCGCCGAGGCGGGCGACGAAGTCTGTGGTGCGGTACTGAGCGTGCGCGGAGGTGAGGATGTCTTGAGCGTGTGGACAAAGAACGACGGTGGTCGTAATATTAAGATCAG GGAGACCATCAAGCGCATGCTCGCATTTCCCGCCGACACCAACATCGTCTGGAAGAGCCACGACGACAGTATTGCCCAGCGCTCTGCCATTGACCAGGCTCGCCAAGAGAAGACTCAAATCACTACCTCCAACCCAACTGGCCATTCTGGAGTGGAGCGGCGTCGCGCCGGCCATGACGACGcggacaagggcaagggtaGTCCCGCCCTGTAA
- a CDS encoding CTD kinase subunit alpha → MTTTIDHHRVHLALAPMHRTPRMSFIPTELFVALLDHPQTPMKIAQDQWARILEARYANSRLLVHPQNARERAVPRLEVNGRFLAHLSPNTATDATAALPQDPVGDFWGAADHAVDRLTEGGTVGAETAVALNFLDPHIQDHQVRIMSIEAHLIVDRGPLQMTTVTGVLGLVLALYHGILHVQLDQKYPLPPPSTKAMMVSTQADHITPLALIAVVPTHLSIEHRLPTAATQIDRVLVVEVHERTSRLDMRTLPMNLLGLLDRTMAGLLLSLYQWHETGRHSPGDGLGNASKRHFNSAHWTATESDSRGGFTSPRDGPSGSKSSSTHLQSADQIGSPRPVEAEEWRRSGERIPERENGRARSPVAENVSKTTAPPNREVQPSTPVSKGGKFSFTLKPKTTPATGPKPVPDLAQRMQVREPPPRAPAAEPPTPRNRLTNGPMPTYKPEPRFERRDRGRDRGRDRGREPRDRRDFRDQRDSRDFHGEYRDHREDRRLDNRRDRRKNDRRFDTRDDHRKAPVSGLPRDEIPKPKQILTRLKPRPTIPDEFAQADSVYYRKPGNESVIGAGTYGKVFKGIHVYTQRKVALKKIRMEGEKDGFPVTAVREIKLLQHLRNNNVVSLLEVMVERNECFMVFEYLSHDLTGLINHPTFSLTLPHKKDLAKQMFEGLRYLHHRGVLHRDIKAANILISNTGLLKYADFGLARFFSKNRQLDYTNRVITIWYRPPELLLGETRYGPGVDVWSAACVCMEMFTKKAVFPGEGSELSQLEKIYQCLGTPTRAEWPDLVEMPWFQLMRPTERKKRVFEELYRDILTPAALDMITAVFNYDPSKRPTAEEVLQHPFFTSEAPSPQQATELEHVEGDWHEFESKAMRKEARRIEQQSQRERDKRKAEASVSTGDRDTKRARAEGGEATSGTR, encoded by the exons ATGACTACTACAATCGATCACCACCGCGTGCATCTCGCTTTAGCTCCGATGCACCGCACGCCTCGAATGAGTTTCATTCCAACCGAACTCTTCGTCGCTCTCCTGGACCACCCTCAAACTCCCATGAAGATCG CTCAAGACCAGTGGGCAAGGATTCTCGAAGCTCGCTACGCGAACAGTCGCCTCTTGGTCCACCCTCAAAACGCAAGAGAACGCGCAGTCCCTCGCCTCGAAGTCAACGGCCGCTTCCTCGCTCATCTTTCTCCAAACACGGCGACAGACGCGACCGCAGCCCTCCCTCAGGACCCCGTGGGCGATTTTTGGGGCGCGGCGGACCACGCGGTCGATCGCCTCACCGAGGGCGGGACCGTAGGGGCCGAGACCGCCGTCGCCCTGAATTTTCTCGATCCGCACATTCAAGATCACCAGGTCCGAATAATGAGTATCGAGGCTCACCTGATCGTCGACCGAGGTCCCCTGCAGATGACTACAGTGACAGGGGTTCTCGGCCTCGTTCTCGCTCTCTATCACGGCATTCTGCACGTTCAGCTGGATCAAAAGTATCCGCTTCCTCCGCCTTCCACAAAGGCGATGATGGTTTCCACCCAAGCCGATCACATCACCCCGCTCGCTCTGATCGCAGTCGTCCCCACTCACCTGTCTATCGAACACAGACTGCCCACGGCGGCAACACAGATCGATCGAGTACTGGTCGTGGAGGTTCACGAGAGAACTTCTCGTCTCGACATGAGGACTCTCCCCATGAATCTACTCGGTTTGTTGGACAGAACGATGGCAGGACTTCTTCTCAGTCTGTACCAGT GGCATGAAACAGGTCGTCATTCACCCGGCGATGGCTTGGGGAACGCTTCTAAGCGTCATTTCAACAGTGCTCACTGGACTGCTACAGAATCCGATAGCCGCGGCGGGTTCACGAGCCCTCGGGATGGCCCTTCAGGCTCAAAGTCCTCTTCTACTCACCTGCAATCTGCCGACCAGATAGGATCTCCGCGCCCGGTCGAAGCAGAAGAATGGCGCAGGTCTGGTGAAAGAATCCCCGAAAGAGAGAATGGTCGAGCTCGCTCTCCAGTGGCGGAAAATGTCAGCAAGACGACAGCGCCTCCTAATCGGGAGGTGCAGCCTTCTACCCCCGTCAGCAAAGGAGGCAAGTTTAGCTTCACATTGAAGCCAAAAACAACGCCAGCGACTGGCCCGAAGCCTGTTCCCGATCTCGCGCAGCGTATGCAAGTGCGAGAGCCTCCCCCACGTGCTCCAGCCGCTGAACCTCCTACACCTCGCAACCGCTTGACAAATGGGCCCATGCCAACGTACAAGCCTGAGCCACGATTCGAACGGAGGGACCGAGGGCGCGATCGGGGTCGCGATCGAGGACGTGAACCTAGAGATCGTCGCGACTTTCGTGATCAGCGAGACTCTAGGGATTTCCATGGCGAATATCGCGATCACAGGGAAGACCGTCGACTCGACAACCGCCGAGACCGGCGCAAAAATGATCGCCGTTTTGACACGCGTGATGACCATCGGAAAGCTCCAGTTTCGGGGTTGCCGCGAGATGAAATTCCTAAGCCGAAACAGATCCTTACCCGTCTAAAACCACGACCAACCATACCCGACGAGTTTGCACAGGCAGATTCCGTGTATTACCGAAAGCCTGGCAATGAATCTGTCATTGGCGCCGGCACCTATGGTAAGGTCTTCAAAGGTATTCACGTCTACACCCAACGCAAAGTGGCATTGAAGAAGATCCGCATGGAAGGCGAAAAAGACGGCTTCCCTGTAACTGCTGTCCGCGAGATCAAGCTACTTCAACACCTCCGAAACAATAATGTTGTCAGTCTCCTGGAGGTGATGGTTGAGAGAAACGAATGTTTCATGGTCTTTGAATACCTCTCGCATGATCTTACTGGTCTGATTAACCATCCCACCTTCTCTCTTACTCTCCCCCACAAGAAGGACCTCGCCAAGCAGATGTTTGAAGGCCTACGCTACCTCCACCACCGCGGCGTGCTGCACCGAGATATCAAGGCAGCCAATATTCTGATCAGCAACACCGGTTTATTGAAGTACGCAGATTTTGGCCTCGCTcgattcttctccaagaaccGGCAACTGGACTACACCAATCGGGTGATCACGATCTGGTACCGACCTCCAGAACTACTTTTGGGCGAAACACGGTACGGCCCCGGCGTCGATGTGTGGAGCGCAGCCTGTGTGTGCATGGAAATGTTCACCAAGAAGGCCGTGTTCCCGGGAGAAGGCAGTGAGCTCAGTCAGCTTGAGAAAATTTACCAATGCTTGGGTACTCCGACTCGGGCCGAATGGCCGGATCTTGTCGAGATGCCGTGGTTCCAACTCATGCGGCCCACGGAGCGGAAGAAGCGAGTCTTTGAGGAGCTGTACCGCGATATTTTGACCCCCGCGGCGCTGGACATGATCACCGCGGTTTTCAACTATGACCCCAGCAAGCGGCCGACTGCGGAGGAGGTACTCCAACATCCATTCTTCACCTCCGAGGCGCCATCTCCTCAGCAAGCTACCGA GCTGGAACACGTTGAAGGGGATTGGCATGAGTTTGAATCTAAAGCCATGCGAAAAGAGGCCCGGCGCATCGAGCAGCAAAGCCAACGCGAACGAGacaagcgcaaggccgaAGCGTCGGTATCGACAGGCGATCGAGACACCAAGCGGGCTCGCGCAGAAGGTGGCGAGGCGACCTCTGGAACGCGTTGA
- a CDS encoding GTP cyclohydrolase 1 — protein sequence MGAGSPPGAAKPSAIPPHMLNGSSPLQSSTTAGTGARARDNRERESLNSSIKSSFAPRVPAEFEAIETNSSTDAQTTSAAATAAVNSESTLTLRGRLPLNEPPRDPRDEGGPLTPPATSSRPASPYTLNPPIDFDGLSWPCPGTRQRLESTPEENQERINKLAGAVRTILECVGEDPEREGLRETPERYAKAMLYFTKGYEENVRDLVNGAVFHEDHDELVIVKDIDVFSLCEHHMVPFTGKMHIGYIPDRRVLGLSKLARLAEMFSRRLQVQERLTKQVALAISEVLKPRGVGVVMESSHLCMVMRGVQKTGSTTTTSCMLGCMRSSAKTREEFLTLLHRR from the exons atgggCGCTGGTTCTCCTCCGGGTGCGGCAAAGCCGTCGGCCATTCCACCCCACATGCTGAATGGCAGTTCGCCCCTCCAATCGTCCACGACGGCGGGCACCGGAGCTCGCGCTCGCGATAATCGTGAGCGTGAAAGTTTGAACTCCTCTATCAAGTCATCTTTTGCGCCTCGCGTTCCTGCCGAATTTGAGGCCATTGAGACCAACTCGAGCACTGATGCGCAAACCACCTCCGCTGCGGCAACTGCAGCAGTCAACTCCGAGTCCACGCTGACTTTACG TGGCAGACTGCCTCTGAATGAGCCCCCGCGTGATCCTCGCGATGAGGGGGGTCCTCTGACACCCCCCGCAACGTCGAGCCGCCCTGCCAGCCCGTACACTCTGAATCCCCCTATCGACTTTGATGGTCTAAGCTGGCCTT GCCCGGGTACACGCCAACGGTTAGAGTCAACCCCAGAGGAAAACCAGGAGCGCATCAACAAGCTTGCTGGGGCAGTGCGGACGATTCTGGAATGTGTTGGTGAAGATCCCGAGCGTGAGGGTCTTCGAGAGACCCCGGAACGGTACGCCAAGGCCATGCTTTACTTTACCAAGGGTTATGAGGAGAATGTGCGGGACCTGGTCAACGGCGCAGTTTTCCACGAAGACCATGACGAGTTGGTCATAGTGAAGGATATCGATGTGTTTTCCCTGTGTGAGCATCACATGGTCCCATTTACTGGCAAG ATGCATATTGGTTATATTCCAGACCGCCGGGTTCTTGGCCTCTCCAAACTTGCCCGTTTGGCGGAAATGTTCTCCCGCAGACTGCAGGTCCAGGAGCGTTTGACCAAGCAGGTTGCTCTGGCTATTTCCGAAGTCCTAAAACCCCGCGGAGTGGGAGTGGTCATGGAATCGTCCCACTTGTGCATGGTTATGCGCGGTGTTCAAAAGACCGGCAGTACGACTACTACCAGCTGTATGCTGGGATGTATGCGCTCCAGTGCAAAGACTCGGGAGGAGTTCCTCACGCTGCTGCACCGCCGGTAA
- a CDS encoding Histone acetyltransferase → MESYEEDHTAADEQEREQEHTQEKIINEEYKTWKKNAPFLYDMILSTALEWPTLTTQWLPDVQAVPDKPYSTHRLIIGTHTAGDAQNYLQIAHVQLPNANAPNPEDYDEDKGEIGGYGNGSKKTPMEIKFNIVQKIDHQGEVNKARYQPQNPNIIATMCTDGRVMIWDRSKHPSMPTGTVNPQMELLGHEAEGFGLSWNPHQAGHLATGSEDKTVRLWDITTYTKGNKAVKPSRTYTHHSSIVNDVQHHPLHSSLIGTVSDDITLQIIDVRNADSTRAVASVGGEHRDAINSIAFNPASETILATGSADKTVGIWDLRNLKAKLHSLEGHTDSVQSIAWHPFEESVLASSSYDRKIMFWDLSRAGEEQTPEDAQDGPPELLFMHGGHTNRISDFSWNLNNPWVLCSAAEDNLLQVWKVADAIVGKDLDDVPMEELEA, encoded by the exons ATGGAATCCTACGAAGAGGACCACA CTGCAGCAGATGAACAAGAAAGGGAACAAGAGCATACGCAAGAGAAGATCATCAATGAAG AGTACAagacatggaagaagaatgcgCCCTTCCTCTATGACATGATCCTCAGTACGGCACTCGAGTGGCCAACTCTGACCACTCAGTGGTTACCGGACGTCCAAGC AGTTCCCGACAAGCCATACTCCACTCATCGACTTATCATCGGTACTCACACTGCTGGTGACGCCCAAAACTATCTACAGATTGCACACGTCCAGCTCCCAAACGCCAACGCCCCCAATCCGGAAGACTACGACGAGGACAAAGGTGAAATCGGTGGCTACGGAAATGGCTCAAAGAAAACCCCCATGGAGATCAAGTTCAACATTGTTCAAAAGATCGATCACCAAGGCGAGGTCAATAAGGCTCGCTATCAACCACAGAATCCCAACATCATTGCGACCATGTGCACGGATGGTCGCGTAATGATCTGGGATCGCTCAAAGCACCCCAGCATGCCGACGGGGACAGTAAACCCCCAGATGGAGCTCCTCGGTCACGAGGCCGAAGGTTTTGGTCTGAGCTGGAACCCTCACCAGGCAGGACATCTCGCAACTGGTAGCGAAGACAAGACCGTCAGACTTTG GGATATCACCACCTACACGAAAGGTAACAAGGCTGTGAAACCATCCCGAACTTACACTCACCATTCATCGATCGTGAATGACGTCCAACATCACCCACTTCACTCGTCGCTGATCGGTACTGTCTCCGACGACATTACTCTTCAGATTATCGATGTGCGAAATGCCGATAGCACTCGCGCCGTCGCTTCCGTCGGAGGTGAGCATCGGGATGCTATCAACTCGATTGCCTTCAATCCCGCCTCAGAAACCATTCTCGCGACCGGTTCTGCCGATAAGACCGTCGGGATCTGGGATCTCAGAAACCTCAAGGCCAAGCTGCATTCCCTCGAAGGTCACACGGACTCGGTCCAGTCCATCGCATGGCATCCGTTCGAGGAGTCAGTGCTTGCTAGCTCTAGTTATGACCGGAAGATCATGTTTTGGGATCTCAGTCGAGCCGGCGAAGAGCAGACTCCTGAGGACGCCCAGGATGGTCCCCCAGAACT TCTCTTTATGCACGGTGGACACACAAATCGCATCTCAGATTTCAGCTGGAATCTCAACAATCCTTGGGTCCTATGCTCAGCAGCTGAGGACAACTTGCTCCAAGTGTGGAAGGTCGCGGATGCTATTGTGGGCAAGGATCTAGATGATGTGCCcatggaggagctggaggcctGA
- a CDS encoding 5'-3' exoribonuclease, producing the protein MGVPKFFRWLSERYPAISMLIAESRIPEFDSLYLDMNGIIHNCTHKDSDSPTFRMTEEQMFIAIFNYIEHLFGKIKPKQLFFMAVDGVAPRAKMNQQRARRFRTAFDAEVAKDKAIQQGLEMPKEDAFDSNCITPGTEFMEKLTQQLKYFINKKISEDSDWQGVDIVLSGHEVPGEGEHKIMEYIRRAKAQPGYHPNVRHCLYGLDADLIMLGLLSHDPHFCLLREEVTFGRQVSKKPKELEHQNFYLLHLSMVREYLELEFQELEEEGALNFPFDMERVIDDFILMAFFVGNDFLPNLPNLHINEGALALMFKIYKDVLRKMGGYINEEGVINLERLGVLVEALSEVEHRFFQVEYADEQWIKARQNGGLGSFEVKTKPKESTITTSQKDLLKTVKKYVLNRPGKTIEPKPLDFPSTLPARDRAFLETLADELRVQWSTVDNEDGDRFMRLQLPQVHTNGDDDDDDDDEEASMAVQRIIRKYERAKVQDMTAEEAQQAAEKKYDAKFQEWKDKYYRSKFGWGLDNEEEMKKLTENYVQGLQWVLFYYYRGIASWPWFFKYHYAPMISDVKKGLGADMNFRLGQPFRPYEQLMGVLPDRSKKIVPTAYWDLMTSPDSPIIDFYPRDFDLDMNGKKMEWEAVVKIPFIDETRLLNALKTKEQLLSPQEKARNSFGVSLKFTYSPDVNFVYPSSMPGVFPDLPNCHCVENIFDLPTMEGLEPYNGLMEGVHLGEAALAGFPSIKTLPHVGQLGFHGVTVFQQESRNESQVITLLDPGSRSSIELAKQKLGKRVHVGYPYLQEALVVRVSDELFDYILPPGEQHVVQIPHTPQQIEQFKKKADRIEGHYSKRLGMIIGTVESMVHIQPLKGMVKTDDGAVVKDFADIPGQETDFSLQTVVDDVVNPDERFIEKEAVPIEEEFPEGSRAFFLGDFNYGRPVHITGHSSGKLNGFIAALKDREPEFGKARVRESEQHCPYMPSYAIARSLNLNPLVLAKITSSFTVDVDGSRVNLGLNLKFEARKQKVLGYSRRGQTGWEFSQKAVDLLHQYMINFPEFIAGIQRNPQKDRYAPTDFYPEDIAIAKMKEIREWLKSLESRNFEKVPLDAEQLDSDIVQMIEQDADKLGVPEIQAKKVRGVPRGALLRPADVEHRLGNQTFKLGDRVVYCQDSGKVPIATRGTVVGLTRTSRALLLDVLFDVSFMSGTTLGGRCSPFRGQTVLASSVLNLSYRQLIATSRAASSQQPTKQSLPLTVSGYGAPLGPNGQGQLRNAPAPPPLRGSFKGAVSGQGSHRGGHVAMNNGQPMALPHRPHPGNGTPRGPRGHGNRGARGGFKGGYATVDNSDPSEGIVQHNPDFRPKNMSSVPPPQGLDQGRGRGRGRGRGNGPRGRGRGGRGGAPAVSGSTAACSASLARIMTGRARASTVSLSIVATTCFVGPKDLWETRL; encoded by the exons ATGGGTGTTCCGAAGTTCTTCCGCTGGCTGAGCGAGCGGTATCCTGCAATCTCGATGCTGATTGCCGAGAGCCGAATCCCCGAATTCGATAGCTTATACCTCGACATGAATGGCATCATTCACAACTGCACGCACAAAGACAGCGACTCGCCGACGTTTCGTATGACTGAAGAGCAAATGTTCATTGCGATATTCAATTACATTGAGCATTTGTTTGGGAAGATCAAACCAAAGCAACTGTTCTTCATGGCTGTAGATGGAGTCGCGCCACGAGCAAAGATGAACCAACAACGTGCACGTCGCTTCCGAACAGCCTTTGATGCAGAGGTGGCAAAGGATAAGGCTATTCAACAAGGCTTGGAGATGCCCAAGGAAGACGCTTTCGACAGCAACTGCATCACGCCAGGCACCGAATTCATGGAGAAGTTAACGCAACAATTGAAGTATTTtatcaacaagaagatctcggAGGATTCCGATTGGCAGGGCGTTGATATTGTGCTTTCAGGCCATGAAGTTCCGGGTGAGGGAGAGCATAAGATCATGGAGTATATTCGGCGCGCGAAAGCGCAGCCTGGCTACCATCCGAATGTCCGCCATTGTCTCTATGGTCTCGACGCTGATCTGATCATGCTGGGTCTCCTGAGCCACGATCCTCACTTCTGTCTTCTCCGTGAGGAAGTGACCTTTGGTCGGCAAGTCTCTAAGAAGCCCAAAGAACTTGAGCACCAGAACTTCTATCTCCTACATCTCAGCATGGTTCGCGAATACTTGGAGCTAGAGTTCCAAGAATTAGAGGAGGAAGGCGCGCTcaatttcccttttgacATGGAGCGTGTCATTGATGATTTTATTCTCATGGCATTTTTCGTTGGCAACGACTTTTTGCCTAATTTGCCCAACTTGCACATCAACGAAGGTGCGCTGGCGCTCATGTTCAAAATTTACAAGGACGTATTACGAAAGATGGGCGGATACATCAACGAGGAAGGTGTGATCAACCTGGAACGCCTGGGCGTTCTGGTTGAGGCTCTGAGTGAGGTCGAGCATCGTTTCTTCCAAGTCGAATATGCGGATGAGCAGTGGATTAAGGCAAGGCAGAATGGGGGACTGGGGTCCTTTGAGGTGAAGACGAAACCTAAGGAGTCAACCATTACCACAAGCCAAAAAGATCTCCTCAAAACGGTGAAGAAATACGTTTTGAATAGACCAGGAAAGACCATCGAGCCCAAGCCGCTAGATTTTCCGTCCACGCTACCAGCTCGGGATCGCGCCTTCCTGGAGACACTCGCCGATGAGCTACGCGTCCAATGGTCGACCGTGGACAACGAGGATGGTGATCGCTTCATGCGGCTCCAACTTCCACAGGTACATACCAAtggcgacgacgacgacgacgatgatgatgaggaggcgTCGATGGCCGTGCAGCGTATAATACGCAAGTACGAACGGGCTAAGGTCCAGGACATGACTGCAGAGGAGGCCCAGCAagccgccgagaagaagtATGACGCGAAATTCCAGGAATGGAAAGACAAGTACTACCGATCGAAATTTGGCTGGGGGCTCGATAacgaggaggaaatgaagaaatTGACTGAGAATTACGTTCAAGGCCTTCAATGGGTCCTGTTTTACTACTATCGTGGTATCGCCTCGTGGCCGTGGTTCTTCAAGTATCACTATGCCCCTATGATCTCAG ATGTGAAGAAGGGCCTGGGTGCCGATATGAATTTCCGACTCGGACAGCCTTTCAGACCTTACGAGCAGCTTATGGGTGTTTTGCCCGACCGCAGTAAGAAGATTGTGCCAACTGCGTATTGGGACTTGATGACATCTCCTGATTCGCCCATCATTGATTTCTATCCTCGCGATTTTGATCTGGACATGAACGGAAAGAAAATGGAGTGGGAAGCCGTTGTTAAAATTCCTTTCATTGACGAAACACGGCTTCTGAATGCTCTCAAAACTAAAGAGCAGCTTTTGAGTCCTCAAGAAAAGGCGCGCAACAGTTTCGGTGTTAGTCTGAAGTTCACATATTCCCCTGATGTCAACTTTGTCTACCCCTCCTCCATGCCGGGTGTGTTCCCTGACCTTCCCAACTGTCACTGCGTCGAAAACATTTTCGACCTTCCTACCATGGAAGGACTGGAACCCTACAATGGCCTGATGGAAGGTGTCCACTTGGGCGAAGCCGCCCTGGCCGGATTCCCCAGTATTAAGACCTTGCCTCATGTTGGACAGCTGGGCTTCCACGGTGTCACTGTGTTCCAGCAAGAGAGTCGAAACGAAAGCCAAGTCATCACACTTCTTGATCCTGGCAGTCGATCAAGTATTGAACTCGCCAAGCAAAAGCTCGGAAAGCGAGTCCATGTTGGCTATCCTTACTTGCAAGAGGCGCTTGTGGTTCGCGTTTCTGACGAGCTGTTTGACTACATCCTCCCTCCTGGTGAGCAGCATGTAGTTCAAATCCCTCACACACCCCAGCAAATTGAGCaattcaagaagaaggcggaCAGAATCGAAGGCCACTACAGCAAGCGACTCGGGATGATTATTGGGACTGTCGAATCTATGGTCCATATTCAGCCTCTGAAGGGCATGGTCAAGACTGATGATGGCGCTGTCGTCAAGGACTTCGCCGACATTCCTGGTCAAGAGACCGACTTCTCACTCCAAACTGTTGTTGATGACGTCGTCAATCCAGACGAACGCTTCATCGAAAAGGAAGCCGTTCCTATTGAGGAAGAATTCCCAGAAGGCTCTCGCGCATTTTTCCTGGGTGACTTCAATTACGGACGCCCCGTTCACATCACAGGGCACTCCAGCGGCAAGCTGAACGGATTCATTGCAGCTTTGAAAGATCGCGAACCTGAGTTTGGAAAGGCTCGTGTGCGAGAGTCTGAACAACATTGCCCTTACATGCCTTCCTACGCCATTGCCCGCAGTCTCAACCTCAATCCCCTGGTGTTGGCCAAGATTACATCTTCATTCACGGTTGACGTGGACGGAAGTAGGGTGAACCTTGGCCTGAACCTGAAGTTCGAAGCCCGCAAGCAAAAGGTTCTGGGCTACTCCCGCCGTGGACAGACTGGATGGGAGTTCAGTCAAAAAGCGGTGGATTTGCTGCACCAGTACATGATCAATTTCCCTGAGTTCATTGCTGGTATTCAGCGAAATCCTCAAAAGGATCGTTACGCGCCCACTGATTTCTATCCAGAGGACATCGCCATTGCGAAGATGAAAGAAATCCGCGAATGGTTAAAATCCCTGGAAAGCCGGAACTTCGAGAAGGTTCCCCTTGATGCCGAGCAACTAGATTCGGACATTGTTCAAATGATTGAGCAAGACGCAGACAAGCTTGGCGTCCCCGAGATCCAGGCGAAAAAGGTCCGAGGTGTGCCCCGTGGGGCGCTCCTTCGTCCTGCCGACGTTGAACATCGATTGGGCAATCAGACTTTCAAACTTGGTGACCGTGTTGTCTACTGCCAGGATTCTGGCAAAGTCCCTATCGCCACTCGTGGTACAGTCGTTGGACTTACGAGAACCAGCCGCGCTCTGTTGCTTGATGTTCTCTTTGATGTGTCCTTCATGAGTGGTACCACCCTTGGTGGTCGCTGTTCACCTTTCCGTGGTCAGACTGTGCTCGCATCGTCTGTTCTCAATCTCTCCTACCGACAGCTCATTGCCACTTCTCGCGCGGCAAGTAGCCAACAACCAACCAAACAATCACTTCCTCTGACTGTTAGTGGCTACGGTGCGCCCTTGGGTCCGAACGGGCAAGGTCAGCTGAGAAATGCGCCTGCTCCTCCGCCACTGCGCGGCTCGTTCAAGGGTGCGGTATCTGGCCAGGGCTCCCACCGAGGTGGCCATGTTGCCATGAATAACGGTCAGCCCATGGCCCTTCCTCACCGGCCGCATCCCGGAAATGGGACTCCACGAGGCCCTCGCGGACATGGCAACCGTGGTGCTCGGGGCGGATTTAAAGGGGGATACGCTACTGTTGACAATAGTGACCCCAGCGAAGGGATTGTCCAGCATAATCCCGATTTCCGCCCGAAGAACATGTCTTCTGTCCCTCCCCCACAGGGACTTGACCAGGGACGGGGTCGCGGACGAGGCCGCGGGCGTGGTAATGGGCCCCGGGGCCGTGGACGTGGTGGACGCGGCGGTGCACCGGCAGTTTCCG GATCGACCGCCGCTTGTTCTGCGAGTTTGGCGCGCATCATGACCGGGCGTGCTCGCGCCTCTACCGTCTCGCTTTCAATTGTTGCGACGACCTGCTTCGTTGGCCCAAAAGACCTCTGGGAGACACGACTGTAA